Within Apium graveolens cultivar Ventura unplaced genomic scaffold, ASM990537v1 ctg420, whole genome shotgun sequence, the genomic segment ATGGAATCTATCCTGAATGGGCTACGTTCGTGAAACAATTCCACGCCCACAGGGTGAAAAGAGAAAATTGTTCTCCAAATATCAAGAAGGTCATCGAAAAAACGTAGAAATGACATTTGGCGTGTTGCAATCTCAATTTGCAATTGTACATGATCCAACACAATTTTGGGATAAAGAAGATCTCGCTAAAATAATGAGAGCGTGTATTATACTACATAATATGATCGTTG encodes:
- the LOC141701601 gene encoding uncharacterized protein LOC141701601, which gives rise to MGYVRETIPRPQGEKRKLFSKYQEGHRKNVEMTFGVLQSQFAIVHDPTQFWDKEDLAKIMRACIILHNMIVEDERDTYVTPFGALPSYDDATYGLPPPNLGEESLASNEMYIGRTIQLCNRQKHRQLQFDLVEHITMFHNND